A segment of the Gossypium hirsutum isolate 1008001.06 chromosome D10, Gossypium_hirsutum_v2.1, whole genome shotgun sequence genome:
aaaacaaaaaaaaaacaaaaaaacgaaAAAAGTCCTCTCCTTtacttttagaaagaaaaaaacagagAGCCAAGGGTCTCTCCCTCTCAGCCTTTCCAGATCCGGCCAACAAGGCCATTGCCATGCACCGTCGTGATCGCCTTGGACGGTGGCCGTCGCTGCACATAGGGGCTACTTTGAGCCCCGTTTCAGATCCTGTTCAGAGGCCGAGCTTGCTTGGCCTGAATACCGAGAGAAAGAACCTTTTGGCCCCGCCTTTAGAGCCGATTTCGGCGACGGAGAGGGCTCCGACGACGCAGCCAAGGGCGCCCCAGGTATTtctttcctccttttattttcgtttatcaaaaataaaaaaacaataataaaaaaaataaaaaaaataaaggtaaaaGGATATAGAAAGATTGAAAATAAAGAGAATCCTTAaaactttgtttctttctttttatttctccAGATTTTTCCCAGAGAAGAAGCCCATTACAAGTCTTTCATTTTTGGCTTTATAGCCAATCTAAACAACttcttaatttctattttttgtctgtttgttgtttgtttcttttgttgtTGCGTGTTGCTCGTTTTGCAGGTGTCTGACGCGTTGGTACAGGCGATGGCAGAGGCGTGCGATGAAGGTGCCTGGTGGCTGGGGGTGCAAACGGTATGGGCAGTGCCAGGTTTTGGGCAGAGGAGGAAGTGGGGGCTGCGTGGTCGTGCACATGGGGCAACGGCGTAAGTGGGCAAGTGGGGGGTAggtttgctggtatgggcccgggcagattttgggctttacaaGTATGACTTGAGGATCATATGTGgagaccaatttttttttaaatacaagtacttttctttcatttttgaaTAGGTAAGAGTATTTTAAGTTTGTTGTTATGATGTAAGGTGTGTTTGGAAATCACAAAATAATTGGATGAAAGTGTAATTACTAGTAATACACCTTTTTGTAATTACTTTCCTAAACATGTTTGGCTGACAAAGTGTAATTACATTGCAATTTCCTATATAATGTTTCATAGTATAATTTGTAACTACACaacaatataattttaaattctttgaaaaaaatattaactattataaaaattatccataatacttgagaaaaaaaatctaaacaaataACAAAATCTAAAATTAGATTATCGTAGGTAATATTTAGTCTAAAAAAGTATTCGACAGtacaattactaataaaattaataagaaaaaaaaatcttatagaATTTTACCTAATATCTTTAACATTCTATATTTTTAGGCTATTTTTTTGTTTAGCATCAAATGTATACTCATTGTCATTATCAGATAGTTATTAACcaagtataaataattaataataaatactatataatttacttaaaattgatataaataatttataatatatactaTATAATTCAATAGgtcaaaatatatgaaaattatctCTTGCCAAAACAAATTAGATGATTTAAGCTAgactaataaaataacatatattatatttaaaaacaaataaaaaaatatgtcctaaaattataataaacataaCTTAAATAGTCTACAGAAGTGTTTGGAAAGCTATAagttaattgaatttaaataaaattaattgtcCAACTCACATAATTGAAAATTGGAGAGTGCAATTAATTACTCCAATTactcttaatttaataaaacccacttacatgaatatatatatataatacataattaCAAATAGTTATAGAACATTTCTCAAGGTAACTGCTAATTCCCACTACTTACATTTGGTGCCACTTTCACGTTGCGGGAATCTTGTTTGCTTTTCACCAtttcattttgtatttttgtttGGGGTCTACTAACTGCTTTAGGTTTTCTCGGTAATTAGAAAAACCttcaattttaagtttttaaatcaCCCTAAGGGTGGGTTTAGATAGACGGTAGGATGCGATGCAGCatgtttaacttactttttgtctcacgctataaTGTCGCTActatatctaatctcaccgccactattatttttacactaattctTAGCCCCAATTCAGTTtttcaatacatatatattatttaaaaaaaagagatttttcttatttttaaaaattaaaataaatttaataaataaaaataaaaatatttcataccTATTTTTCTATAACAAAaacaagaataataaaaaaaatgccaTATTGAAATGGATTTGAATGAAGGtagtaaatttaatatttaaaaatgattgatttttttttaaaaaaaattcattgaatTTTAAAGTTCAAAAACTATCAATTTTTTCAGATTTACAAAACATTTTAAAGGAacacaattttttattatattctaATTTTCACTTATagtttgttttcatttttcaaaaatgattttcaaaattttcaaacaaaacaaTTTCTTCCAAAGTTTTCATTTTCCAAGAAATCGAAATGAAAATAGAGTAGAAATCAAACAAGACTTTAATCTTTTTATATATCCATCACCCCCGCTTTTATTATTAATGGCTActagttttattttgtttagaaaacatataaatttatacaatatGATAATAAGTTAatgagtttaattattttaatggtttttaatgaaatgtgaatttgtaatttacttctatgcataaattgtattaaatatacattttttCTATGGATTTATATTTATGCATATAGATTTAGATGATGTCATATtatttaaaatgaacataaataaaattatttaaaaaaaagttatgatATATTATCATCTAATTTACTAATGCTTTATAAAACTATACACATttaatgtatcaaatattaatatttattttataggttagtatttggtacactgatattgaatttttttatttcacaaataattttaaaaaattgtcatgtatctcgtttttaaatattttattatacactTATAGAATACTTATCAATCTCTAATCCTAGTTATAaactctaaaatttttattaatagtgTATcggatattatttttttattttattagattaagatgatttttctaaaaaaggaacctctaaaaatagtcaaaacaaATTAAAGAACATCTAAAAGTTATGAACCTTCTATAGCATTATTATCTATAAGGTAGGCTCTGCCACTAAAATTGCATTGCACCTTTTCACCCGACTTGGAAATCTagctttcaattttataaaaacaaaataaaacaagctACCATCTTATTATACATAGAGTATGTATTtagaacataaaatatattatttaaaataattaataataacacataaaatatgtacaatattaaaataaaaaaatattaaattgtgagtaaaagaaaatttaaacccATAAATACATCAggttaaaaatatcaaatatactACAATTGTCTATCATGGTGTTGTTATTAGTATTGGGTTGATGTTGAGTTAACTTATAACGCTAACTTAACGAAGAACATTATCAATATGTACAATCGATAGAtataataaagtatgcataataaagttaaaatgtacaaaatattttaaGATAAAACTTTGATTAAGttgcaaaattaaaattttattcaccaAAATATCATTGGTTCAAATCCTACCATATGCAAATTATTTATtggtttttaatatatatatatatataaagactaCACTAAAAtagtataacttattttaaatatagatattttcgtaatttttctaATCGAGTTGGTGCCTAATttacttgtgacaccaactcagttaggAGATTAAATAatactagaaattttatcacaGGCATGTGCACATGAAAATTACATATTTATAATATAGGTATgcgttaaaaataatatacaacaaataataaaatgtatggcTTAAAACTAATAACAAAAACCATTTAATAGAAAAAGTAAATATCACATCCTAAAAATAGGACTAAGAAATAGAGATAAAAATtcaggaattttttttttttaaaaaaagcataGAGTAAGAGAATTAGAAGGCCTTAAAAATTATTTAGActaaaaattgataataatgagtTTATTGATTCAGTGGTAAGTCTTTAGCTTATCCTTAGATCTTAAGTTTGAAACCCTTTGTGCGCATtcaaccaaaatattttatttccttatttttaccCCATAAAAGTGTTGAATTTTCAAATTATACCAACCCAAAAATTGTTTTTGTATCACCccaaaacccagcctagaagtttagaccggaTTGCGGAGGTTACATTGACCACCGAAGTGATCCTAGACAATTTATCAAACAAATTGTTTAAATCTTTGTCTGAAAACAGTTTGCTTAAATCGAGCTAAATCATTTaacaaattatgtcaaattcaaaaCGATAATTAGGTTACGATAAAATTGTTCGGAAATAAAATCCACAGTTTCTGAATTTCAATCTAAATAACACTTTACGTGTGTATGAAACAAAATTCGTACTATAGTTTCAATAAGTAGTTACAGTCCAAAACAGTTCACTAATTCAAGATTTTGAGAAACACTTTATTTGTTCAATTCAAACTTCTTCGTTTGAGACCCCCGGTTGTCGAGTCCAACTTCGAAACACGGAATTTACTTGAAAGGAAGAAAACTAAAGGGATGAGCTacgcgagctcagtgtgagttcaaaaCTAAATCAAATGGCAAGAGACGAGGTTTCAAGAACAATTATTCCAGACAAAATTCGCAATCCATGAACAAAAAAACCTTGAAACGATAATCAAAGGTACGACATGTTGAATATATAAACATTCgcaaataattttaacaaaatcaTAATCAGACACATATGCTCAAATGCAAATCGAATGCAACAAGTCAAAACCCACCCAACCATCTGAACACCACTTCGACCAACCTGAACACCACATACGAGCTATATCAAGCCCATccaccctgcacaccacataggaccatgATAAGCCCATCCTCCCTACACACCACGATTGTGGAACTATGCCACTTATGTAATGATATGCAGCAGAGCTGGCATATATATAGAATCATGCGGTAAACCGCTATACAGAAATATTGCAGTTGGATTGTCGAATCAGATCCCTTCTCTTCGCAAccaaaaattccaattttatgcaaatgtatgaatacACACCAATGCTACAGTCTCACAAATACAGATACACATATTCAATCggttaattcaaaattttcatgcaaatgTAAAATACACGCTACATACAAACATTCATACAGAAACAAATTACACGTATTCTGACGAACAATTTTAGAATCAATagcatttgtatacatttcatagTTACGGTTAAAAGTAGACACCTCAAGCTCGTTCATCATAAACCAAAAACATATTTCCCAATTATCTAACTTAACATACACAAAGACACACACACACCTTGATCTAGGTCATAGCGGAGTCCTAAATACAATTGCCAAGGGTTAAACTAGGCCTGGATTACATAGAAACATTAAACGTATCAAAATATGTCACAGAGCAAAAATTTACGAAATAGGGCCACAGAACCGTATGGAAGTGCTTAAGTCGTATAGGGgcttacacgctcgtgtggtggtctacacgcccgtgtgcaagctACACACACCTATATggaggggacacatgcccgtatgaccgagttacatggccgtgtgagcagcccgtgttaCTCAGTGTCCAAAAGTATCAAAATTAAGTGCAGagtagacacgaccgtgtggaaatctcacacacccatgtggctaaGGGACAcaggggacacgcccatgtgaaaaaCGACAAAAATCCCCAAATTGTATCCACATGCTCATGTGGCACCAAAACTCGTCCAAATCCCTAATTTCCCAATTGCACACAGCTGTGTGGACCGCCTGTGTGCGACACATACTCGTGTGGCCACCcatgtggtcacaaaaccacccCGAAACAAACCGAAAATGCAGTTTCGCAacatcaaaacatacctcaatcgcTAACCACTCAAGATACATAAGAATTTTATAGATTTCCTAAAAATCCTACAGCCATTCATACCGAATTTTGATAGTTCAGAACACAAACCTGATTTGCGATTTAAAACTCCCAAAACTGATCGACACCTTAAATCCACCACTtttgaaaacttaattacaattacccaaaaatagttttaaaagaAAACGTCAATCAAATAGAACTGAATGCTCACAGAAAACCAAATTACCAACTAAGAAGGAACACACTTACATGCAAGAATTTCGACAGACACAAATGTTAATCCTCTAACAGAAGACAGGAACAAAAGCTCGATAGTGGGGGAAGGAGAGAGTAAAATTTGCATGACAAAAGAGGTGGGAACgtgagaaaaaaaagtaaattggaaaagaaaaa
Coding sequences within it:
- the LOC121222212 gene encoding uncharacterized protein produces the protein MHRRDRLGRWPSLHIGATLSPVSDPVQRPSLLGLNTERKNLLAPPLEPISATERAPTTQPRAPQVSDALVQAMAEACDEGAWWLGVQTVWAVPGFGQRRKWGLRGRAHGATA